The Hemibagrus wyckioides isolate EC202008001 linkage group LG10, SWU_Hwy_1.0, whole genome shotgun sequence genome includes a window with the following:
- the lama3 gene encoding laminin subunit alpha-3 isoform X1 encodes MSELRWEIAGGMSYLWFLLLCSLAGSGLCLTNHGSQHSQVQLENNQELSRLHSRKYCDPTYNNHTGGDIQDCGPGQYRVRWGPYRGQCVPCNCNGLSSECDKSTGKCLNCQLNTAGDHCERCAEGHYGSAALRTCRLCPCPFSHPSHRFAIGCLHIGDLVECLCKAGYSGTRCERCATGYYGDPLADGGSCQLCNCNHGYICDPITGECKSPNDPSTDGDCQECDSCFQTLMDDLEAMDDELSILKDQLKLQKNISVILTALRILEDDITATKELVKNNRISAQELKQKVNELEADMDGVRKDMMNLKLKADLTSLTSKDLLKDLRKTHKRGKNLLTDTKELLNRIKESLQPLRISIDSSLSGKMLVGMLEEAQWMVDKMQKQNCKMQRKLAENELWEAQKLLNYIMNNLTNPLDSTRVTAEQIALDLMSWNSGLKELKEALKQAEKAVNKTILMNVGNEELLSDIMNQRMKFENKQDDILSYLAIIRGKLRDTAELRNMMNSLKNDYAHLAAELDGAKVQLNQRLFELSNATAMDIIVRNAEEHAQELMDLAMHFQMSLLNFTNTSAVHKAIDMIIAFGDIVNAIKEAEAVANRANKAAAYALVDVEAQDLTKKAEELKEFSNSQDDKAKKAEKNLKEAAEKYDTIKEKLDKAQGKKMNMQKDIQSIKDELNIINRDHIAAILKQAKDAVQAANKTVNNDIARLRTINRELDRIKIPSSGDSNVDNILNSINKTLDELNKSFPNLTDTLATVENQSSRLPNRANMSDSIMRIKDMIERTRELANIIRGPILFSGESHIELRPPKNLDDLQAFTAMDLMLHRPKKGRRSKRQSGEDENLFVLYFGNKNTKQDFIGIVVTNGVLYCVYKLRGITYKIKTYEITRSSIDSAFMDRVDFRRIYQDAEVIYTKHYTSTEPKKLPTIINQPNTTVNLLDLDSGEVVFYVGGYPDDFTPPKELQYPKFKGCIEFNTLNQYIVSLYNFQSAVNIKNTDRCLRGETREVAKYFDGTGYGKIDVVSSRSVRFFVLSRQEDVLLLFMGNEDSHFTLTVERGYVVLRHTENNQTQILKSKGKVFPVAYFQNIKILQSAKQTEMNVSRFWVNILINYRVYTQAFIGGIPAAIAERLNINYPALRGCLKGLEVDVAIKFSEAIGIHPGCPLALLGVHEVTLETGSSLALTANMTLPNSGTIVSLGFRSTQSNGVLLHTGDMDLNSGFELSLVDGHVEMKDSTTNLKSKNRYDEGRWHYVTAFRNSTGMELNVDNTDRGDAQILSTGAIVQDSNVILGKDTFRGCLRNFYTRGMANRYIPIDLSNFTQTGDVSFGLCNTQQQPLSIIARSGLRRRGHDKSNVRKKDCSEPVGHIQAYHLNMNSQLQYMISPEDLNYRPHIFLDMRTRSADGLLLHITDKQGFARVILFISSGRVKLFVGNGTLIYYQKKINNGAWHNIRFSVEQHATHLVVDGFRVPDGQLQKDEGISMELRPPIYFGAGKIKLHTGTQGKRFPRKSAIGCIRNIRFNEFHTGEPTVSHGGAPCFDGVAEEGVYFAGGGSYMILEKHFMLGAEFDLTFEIRPRSITGLLFHCKSHQGYSLSVFLKKGKMVVQMNDGAGDYSTSVTPPLLLCAESFHHVTVTKKGNVIKLKMEHNSNSAVGPKVYSTFKTRHTLYIGGIPETKRKRVPVWSSYVGCLRNVQINQAALSFKSVRSVFGSVNVSECPAE; translated from the exons ATGTCAGAACTCAGGTGGGAGATTGCAGGTGGGATGAGCTATCTGTGGTTCCTTCTGCTCTGCAGTTTGGCTGGGTCAGGACTCTGTCTCACAAACCATGGATCACAACACAGTCAGGTACAACTGGAGAACAACCAAGAACTTTCAAGGCTTCATTCTAGAAAATATTGTGATCCTACATACAACAATCACACTGGAGGAGATATACAG GACTGTGGGCCTGGACAGTACCGAGTGAGATGGGGACCATACAGAGGACAGTGTGTCCCATGTAATTGCAATGGCCTCTCCAGTGAGTGTGACAAAAGCACAGGAAAATGCCTG AACTGCCAGTTGAACACAGCGGGGGATCACTGTGAGCGCTGTGCTGAGGGACACTATGGCAGCGCTGCTCTCAGGACATGCCGACTGTGTCCGTGTCCCTTCTCACATCCATCTCACCG TTTTGCCATTGGTTGTCTGCATATTGGGGATCTTGTTGAATGCCTGTGCAAGGCTGGTTATTCTGGAACCCGctgtgaaag GTGTGCTACTGGTTATTACGGTGACCCTCTTGCAGATGGAGGGAGTTGTCAGCTCTGCAACTGCAATCATGGATACATCTGTGACCCCATTACAGGCG AATGTAAATCTCCAAATGATCCGAGTACTGATGGTGACTGCCAAG AGTGTGATAGTTGCTTTCAGACATTAATGGATGATTTAGAGGCGATGGATGATGAGCTCTCCATTCTCAAGGACCAGCTCAAGTTACAGAAAAACATCTCCGTAATTCTTACTGCTCTGAGAATACTAGAAGATGACATTACTGCTACAAAG GAACTAGTAAAGAATAACAGAATATCTGCTCAAGAGCTAAAGCAAAAGGTGAATGAACTTGAGGCAGACATGGATGGTGTCAGAAAAGACATGATGAATCTTAAGCTGAAG GCGGATCTAACTTCCTTAACCAGTAAGGATTTATTAAAGGAtctgagaaaaacacacaaaagggGGAAGAACCTGCTCACTGATACTAAAGAACTTTTGAATAGAATAAAAG AATCCCTGCAACCACTGAGGATCAGTATTGACTCCAGTCTGTCTGGCAAGATGCTGGTTGGCATGCTGGAGGAAGCACAATGGATGGTGGACAAGATGCAGAAGCAAAATTGTAAGATGCAGAGGAAGCTGGCTGAGAATGAACTCTGGGAAGCACAGAAAC TTCTAAACTACATCATGAACAATCTCACCAATCCTCTGGACAGTACCAGGGTTACTGCAGAACAAATTGCTCTAGACCTGATGTCCTGGAACAGTGGGCTTAAAGAGCTAAAGGAAGCATTGAAACAGGCAGAGAAAGCTGTAAACAAAACCATTCTCATGAATGTTGGTAATGAAGAGCTTCTGTCTGATATTATG AATCAACGTATGAAGTTTGAGAACAAGCAGGATGACATCTTGTCCTATCTGGCAATAATTAGAGGAAAACTGAGAGACACAGCTGAACTTCGGAATATGATGAACAGCCTCAAAAAT gACTATGCACATCTTGCAGCTGAACTAGATGGAGCAAAGGTGCAGCTGAACCAGAGACTTTTTGAGCTTTCTAATGCCACAGCCATGGACATTATTGTCAGAAACGCAGAGGAGCATGCACAGGAGCTCATGGATCTCGCAATGCATTTTCAAAT GTCTCTTCTAAATTTCACCAACACTTCAGCTGTTCATAAAGCAATAGATATGATCATTGCTTTTGGAGACATTGTTAATGCTATTAAAGAAGCTGAGGCAGTAGCTAATAGAGCCAACAAAGCTGCAGCCTACGCCTTAGTG GATGTGGAAGCACAAGACCTGACCAAAAAGGCAGAAGAACTAAAAGAGTTTTCAAACAGCCAAGATGACAAAGCtaagaaagcagaaaaaaatctaaaag AGGCTGCAGAAAAGTATGATACTATTAAAGAGAAGTTGGACAAAGCACAGGGCAAAAAAATGAACATGCAAAAAGATATCCAGTCTATCAAGGATGAGCTAAACATAATCAACCGAG ATCATATTGCTGCCATTCTGAAACAAGCTAAAGATGCTGTCCAGGCTGCCAACAAAACAGTCAACAATGATATAGCACGTTTAAGGACCATTAATCGGGAGTTGGACAGGATCAAAATACCCAGCAGTGGTGATTCAAATGTGGACAACATACTTAATAGCATCAACAAAACAT TGGATGAACTGAACAAATCCTTCCCCAACCTGACTGATACTTTGGCTACAGTGGAGAATCAGAGCAGCCGGCTACCCAACAGAGCCAACATGTCTGATAGCATTATGAGAATCAAAGACATGATTGAGAGAACCAGAGAACTAGCCAACATA attaGGGGACCCATCTTATTTTCCGGTGAAAGCCACATAGAGCTGCGTCCTCCCAAAAACCTGGATGATCTACAGGCATTCACTGCCATGGACCTGATGCTCCATCGGCCCAAAAAAGGCAGGCGCAGTAAACGCCAGAGCGGAGAGGATGAAAATCTGTTTGTCCTTTACTTTGGAAACAAGAAT ACGAAACAAGACTTTATTGGAATAGTGGTCACAAATGGTGTCCTGTATTGTGTTTACAAACTGCGGGGAATAACCTACAAAATAAAGACTTATGAAATTACCCGATCCAGCATTGACAGCGCCTTTATGGACAGAGTGGACTTCCGTAG AATTTACCAGGATGCTGAAGTCATCTATACCAAGCATTATACCTCAACTGAACCCAAGAAGTTGCCAACAATCATAAATCAACCTAATACAACAGTAAACCTGCTGGATCTGGACAGTGGTGAGGTTGTTTTCTATGTGGGCGGTTATCCAGATGACTTTACT CCACCGAAGGAACTCCAGTATCCAAAATTTAAGGGATGCATCGAGTTTAACACATTAAATCAATACATTGTTAGCCTATACAACTTCCAGAGTGCTGTCAACATTAAAAATACAGACCGATGTTTAAG AGGTGAAACCCGAGAGGTGGCAAAATACTTTGATGGTACGGGCTATGGCAAGATTGATGTGGTCAGCAGTAGATCTGTCAGGTTCTTTGTTCTAAGTCGACAAGAGGATGTCTTGCTGCTATTTATGGGGAATGAG gaCTCTCACTTCACTCTAACTGTTGAAAGAGGATATGTTGTTTTGCGGCACACAGAGAATAACCAAAcacaaattttaaaaagtaaaggAAAAGTTTTTCCTGTG gcCTATTTCCAGAACATTAAAATCCTCCAGTCGGCTAAACAAACTGAGATGAATGTTTCTAGGTTTTGGGTCAACATTCTGATCAACTACAGGGTGtatacacaagcatttataggAGGAATCCCTGCAGCAATTGCAGAGAG ACTAAATATTAACTATCCAGCACTTAGAGGATGTCTTAAAGGGCTTGAGGTGGATGTTGCCATAAAATTTTCAGAGGCAATTGGAATTCATCCTGGTTGTCCACTGGCTTTACTG GGTGTTCATGAAGTTACTCTGGAGACAGGAAGCTCCCTTGCACTTACTGCTAACATGACATTGCCAAATTCAGGCACAATTGTTTCACTTGGCTTCAGATCCACGCAGAGCAATGGTGTCTTACTGCATACTGGGGACATG GATTTGAACAGTGGATTTGAACTGTCTCTGGTCGATGGACATGTCGAGATGAAAGACAGTACAACCAATTTAAAGTCCAAAAACAGATACGATGAGGGAAGGTGGCACTATGTGACAGCTTTTAGAAACAGCACAGG AATGGAGCTAAATGTTGACAATACAGACAGAGGAGATGCACAGATACTGTCCACAGGTGCTATAGTCCAAGACAGTAATGTAATTTTAGGAAAAGATACATTCAGAGGCTGTCTAAGAAACTTTTACACAAGGGG AATGGCAAATAGATACATCCCGATTGATCTGAGCAATTTCACTCAGACAGGAGATGTGTCTTTTGGGTTGTGTAACACTCAGCAGCAGCCTCTGTCCATCATTGCAAGAAGTGGTTTAAGACGAAGAGGGCATGATAAGTCCAACGTCAGAAAG aaagaCTGCAGTGAGCCAGTGGGTCACATCCAGGCCTATCATCTTAACATGAACAGTCAACTGCAGTACATGATATCTCCAGAAGACCTTAATTACAG ACCTCATATTTTCCTGGACATGCGGACGAGGTCAGCCGATGGCCTGCTGCTCCACATCACAGATAAGCAAGGTTTTGCTCGTGTCATCCTATTCATTAGCAGCGGCCGAGTCAAACTTTTTGTCGGTAATGGAACACTGATCTACTATCAAAAGAAGATTAATAATGGCGCCTGGCACAAT ATCAGGTTTAGTGTTGAACAGCACGCCACACACCTGGTGGTGGATGGTTTTCGGGTGCCGGATGGACAGCTGCAGAAAGATGAAGGGATCTCGATGGAGCTTCGGCCTCCTATTTATTTTGGAGCCGGAAAGATTAAATTGCACACTGGCACTCAg GGCAAACGTTTCCCTCGGAAAAGTGCGATAGGATGCATCCGCAACATCAGGTTTAATGAATTTCATACTGGAGAGCCTACTGTCAGTCATGGAGGAGCTCCCTGTTTTGATGGGGTAGCTGAGGAAGGGGTGTACTTTGCTGGAGGTGGCTCTTATATGATTTTAG agAAACACTTTATGTTGGGTGCTGAGTTCGATTTAACTTTTGAAATTCGTCCCAGAAGCATTACAGGTTTACTTTTTCACTGTAAAAGTCACCAAGGTTACAGCCTCAGTGTTTTCCTGAAGAAAGGCAAA atggTGGTCCAGATGAATGATGGTGCAGGAGACTACAGCACATCTGTAACTCCTCCACTGCTGCTCTGTGCAGAATCCTTCCATCATGTGACAG tgacaaaaaaaggaaatgttatCAAGCTGAAGATGGAACACAATTCCAACAGTGCTGTTGGGCCTAAAGTGTACTCCACTTTTAAGACTCGTCACACACTTTACATTGGAGGCATACCAG AGACCAAGAGGAAGAGAGTGCCTGTGTGGAGCTCCTACGTGGGATGTTTGAGAAATGTGCAAATAAACCAGGCTGCTCTATCATTTAAATctgttaggagtgtgtttggtTCTGTCAACGTCAGTGAGTGTCCAGCAGAGTAG
- the lama3 gene encoding laminin subunit alpha-3 isoform X2: MSELRWEIAGGMSYLWFLLLCSLAGSGLCLTNHGSQHSQVQLENNQELSRLHSRKYCDPTYNNHTGGDIQDCGPGQYRVRWGPYRGQCVPCNCNGLSSECDKSTGKCLNCQLNTAGDHCERCAEGHYGSAALRTCRLCPCPFSHPSHRFAIGCLHIGDLVECLCKAGYSGTRCERCATGYYGDPLADGGSCQLCNCNHGYICDPITGECKSPNDPSTDGDCQECDSCFQTLMDDLEAMDDELSILKDQLKLQKNISVILTALRILEDDITATKELVKNNRISAQELKQKVNELEADMDGVRKDMMNLKLKADLTSLTSKDLLKDLRKTHKRGKNLLTDTKELLNRIKESLQPLRISIDSSLSGKMLVGMLEEAQWMVDKMQKQNCKMQRKLAENELWEAQKLLNYIMNNLTNPLDSTRVTAEQIALDLMSWNSGLKELKEALKQAEKAVNKTILMNVGNEELLSDIMNQRMKFENKQDDILSYLAIIRGKLRDTAELRNMMNSLKNDYAHLAAELDGAKVQLNQRLFELSNATAMDIIVRNAEEHAQELMDLAMHFQMSLLNFTNTSAVHKAIDMIIAFGDIVNAIKEAEAVANRANKAAAYALVDVEAQDLTKKAEELKEFSNSQDDKAKKAEKNLKEAAEKYDTIKEKLDKAQGKKMNMQKDIQSIKDELNIINRDHIAAILKQAKDAVQAANKTVNNDIARLRTINRELDRIKIPSSGDSNVDNILNSINKTLDELNKSFPNLTDTLATVENQSSRLPNRANMSDSIMRIKDMIERTRELANIIRGPILFSGESHIELRPPKNLDDLQAFTAMDLMLHRPKKGRRSKRQSGEDENLFVLYFGNKNTKQDFIGIVVTNGVLYCVYKLRGITYKIKTYEITRSSIDSAFMDRVDFRRIYQDAEVIYTKHYTSTEPKKLPTIINQPNTTVNLLDLDSGEVVFYVGGYPDDFTPPKELQYPKFKGCIEFNTLNQYIVSLYNFQSAVNIKNTDRCLRGETREVAKYFDGTGYGKIDVVSSRSVRFFVLSRQEDVLLLFMGNEDSHFTLTVERGYVVLRHTENNQTQILKSKGKVFPVAYFQNIKILQSAKQTEMNVSRFWVNILINYRVYTQAFIGGIPAAIAERLNINYPALRGCLKGLEVDVAIKFSEAIGIHPGCPLALLGVHEVTLETGSSLALTANMTLPNSGTIVSLGFRSTQSNGVLLHTGDMDLNSGFELSLVDGHVEMKDSTTNLKSKNRYDEGRWHYVTAFRNSTGMELNVDNTDRGDAQILSTGAIVQDSNVILGKDTFRGCLRNFYTRGMANRYIPIDLSNFTQTGDVSFGLCNTQQQPLSIIARSGLRRRGHDKSNVRKKDCSEPVGHIQAYHLNMNSQLQYMISPEDLNYRPHIFLDMRTRSADGLLLHITDKQGFARVILFISSGRVKLFVGNGTLIYYQKKINNGAWHNV; the protein is encoded by the exons ATGTCAGAACTCAGGTGGGAGATTGCAGGTGGGATGAGCTATCTGTGGTTCCTTCTGCTCTGCAGTTTGGCTGGGTCAGGACTCTGTCTCACAAACCATGGATCACAACACAGTCAGGTACAACTGGAGAACAACCAAGAACTTTCAAGGCTTCATTCTAGAAAATATTGTGATCCTACATACAACAATCACACTGGAGGAGATATACAG GACTGTGGGCCTGGACAGTACCGAGTGAGATGGGGACCATACAGAGGACAGTGTGTCCCATGTAATTGCAATGGCCTCTCCAGTGAGTGTGACAAAAGCACAGGAAAATGCCTG AACTGCCAGTTGAACACAGCGGGGGATCACTGTGAGCGCTGTGCTGAGGGACACTATGGCAGCGCTGCTCTCAGGACATGCCGACTGTGTCCGTGTCCCTTCTCACATCCATCTCACCG TTTTGCCATTGGTTGTCTGCATATTGGGGATCTTGTTGAATGCCTGTGCAAGGCTGGTTATTCTGGAACCCGctgtgaaag GTGTGCTACTGGTTATTACGGTGACCCTCTTGCAGATGGAGGGAGTTGTCAGCTCTGCAACTGCAATCATGGATACATCTGTGACCCCATTACAGGCG AATGTAAATCTCCAAATGATCCGAGTACTGATGGTGACTGCCAAG AGTGTGATAGTTGCTTTCAGACATTAATGGATGATTTAGAGGCGATGGATGATGAGCTCTCCATTCTCAAGGACCAGCTCAAGTTACAGAAAAACATCTCCGTAATTCTTACTGCTCTGAGAATACTAGAAGATGACATTACTGCTACAAAG GAACTAGTAAAGAATAACAGAATATCTGCTCAAGAGCTAAAGCAAAAGGTGAATGAACTTGAGGCAGACATGGATGGTGTCAGAAAAGACATGATGAATCTTAAGCTGAAG GCGGATCTAACTTCCTTAACCAGTAAGGATTTATTAAAGGAtctgagaaaaacacacaaaagggGGAAGAACCTGCTCACTGATACTAAAGAACTTTTGAATAGAATAAAAG AATCCCTGCAACCACTGAGGATCAGTATTGACTCCAGTCTGTCTGGCAAGATGCTGGTTGGCATGCTGGAGGAAGCACAATGGATGGTGGACAAGATGCAGAAGCAAAATTGTAAGATGCAGAGGAAGCTGGCTGAGAATGAACTCTGGGAAGCACAGAAAC TTCTAAACTACATCATGAACAATCTCACCAATCCTCTGGACAGTACCAGGGTTACTGCAGAACAAATTGCTCTAGACCTGATGTCCTGGAACAGTGGGCTTAAAGAGCTAAAGGAAGCATTGAAACAGGCAGAGAAAGCTGTAAACAAAACCATTCTCATGAATGTTGGTAATGAAGAGCTTCTGTCTGATATTATG AATCAACGTATGAAGTTTGAGAACAAGCAGGATGACATCTTGTCCTATCTGGCAATAATTAGAGGAAAACTGAGAGACACAGCTGAACTTCGGAATATGATGAACAGCCTCAAAAAT gACTATGCACATCTTGCAGCTGAACTAGATGGAGCAAAGGTGCAGCTGAACCAGAGACTTTTTGAGCTTTCTAATGCCACAGCCATGGACATTATTGTCAGAAACGCAGAGGAGCATGCACAGGAGCTCATGGATCTCGCAATGCATTTTCAAAT GTCTCTTCTAAATTTCACCAACACTTCAGCTGTTCATAAAGCAATAGATATGATCATTGCTTTTGGAGACATTGTTAATGCTATTAAAGAAGCTGAGGCAGTAGCTAATAGAGCCAACAAAGCTGCAGCCTACGCCTTAGTG GATGTGGAAGCACAAGACCTGACCAAAAAGGCAGAAGAACTAAAAGAGTTTTCAAACAGCCAAGATGACAAAGCtaagaaagcagaaaaaaatctaaaag AGGCTGCAGAAAAGTATGATACTATTAAAGAGAAGTTGGACAAAGCACAGGGCAAAAAAATGAACATGCAAAAAGATATCCAGTCTATCAAGGATGAGCTAAACATAATCAACCGAG ATCATATTGCTGCCATTCTGAAACAAGCTAAAGATGCTGTCCAGGCTGCCAACAAAACAGTCAACAATGATATAGCACGTTTAAGGACCATTAATCGGGAGTTGGACAGGATCAAAATACCCAGCAGTGGTGATTCAAATGTGGACAACATACTTAATAGCATCAACAAAACAT TGGATGAACTGAACAAATCCTTCCCCAACCTGACTGATACTTTGGCTACAGTGGAGAATCAGAGCAGCCGGCTACCCAACAGAGCCAACATGTCTGATAGCATTATGAGAATCAAAGACATGATTGAGAGAACCAGAGAACTAGCCAACATA attaGGGGACCCATCTTATTTTCCGGTGAAAGCCACATAGAGCTGCGTCCTCCCAAAAACCTGGATGATCTACAGGCATTCACTGCCATGGACCTGATGCTCCATCGGCCCAAAAAAGGCAGGCGCAGTAAACGCCAGAGCGGAGAGGATGAAAATCTGTTTGTCCTTTACTTTGGAAACAAGAAT ACGAAACAAGACTTTATTGGAATAGTGGTCACAAATGGTGTCCTGTATTGTGTTTACAAACTGCGGGGAATAACCTACAAAATAAAGACTTATGAAATTACCCGATCCAGCATTGACAGCGCCTTTATGGACAGAGTGGACTTCCGTAG AATTTACCAGGATGCTGAAGTCATCTATACCAAGCATTATACCTCAACTGAACCCAAGAAGTTGCCAACAATCATAAATCAACCTAATACAACAGTAAACCTGCTGGATCTGGACAGTGGTGAGGTTGTTTTCTATGTGGGCGGTTATCCAGATGACTTTACT CCACCGAAGGAACTCCAGTATCCAAAATTTAAGGGATGCATCGAGTTTAACACATTAAATCAATACATTGTTAGCCTATACAACTTCCAGAGTGCTGTCAACATTAAAAATACAGACCGATGTTTAAG AGGTGAAACCCGAGAGGTGGCAAAATACTTTGATGGTACGGGCTATGGCAAGATTGATGTGGTCAGCAGTAGATCTGTCAGGTTCTTTGTTCTAAGTCGACAAGAGGATGTCTTGCTGCTATTTATGGGGAATGAG gaCTCTCACTTCACTCTAACTGTTGAAAGAGGATATGTTGTTTTGCGGCACACAGAGAATAACCAAAcacaaattttaaaaagtaaaggAAAAGTTTTTCCTGTG gcCTATTTCCAGAACATTAAAATCCTCCAGTCGGCTAAACAAACTGAGATGAATGTTTCTAGGTTTTGGGTCAACATTCTGATCAACTACAGGGTGtatacacaagcatttataggAGGAATCCCTGCAGCAATTGCAGAGAG ACTAAATATTAACTATCCAGCACTTAGAGGATGTCTTAAAGGGCTTGAGGTGGATGTTGCCATAAAATTTTCAGAGGCAATTGGAATTCATCCTGGTTGTCCACTGGCTTTACTG GGTGTTCATGAAGTTACTCTGGAGACAGGAAGCTCCCTTGCACTTACTGCTAACATGACATTGCCAAATTCAGGCACAATTGTTTCACTTGGCTTCAGATCCACGCAGAGCAATGGTGTCTTACTGCATACTGGGGACATG GATTTGAACAGTGGATTTGAACTGTCTCTGGTCGATGGACATGTCGAGATGAAAGACAGTACAACCAATTTAAAGTCCAAAAACAGATACGATGAGGGAAGGTGGCACTATGTGACAGCTTTTAGAAACAGCACAGG AATGGAGCTAAATGTTGACAATACAGACAGAGGAGATGCACAGATACTGTCCACAGGTGCTATAGTCCAAGACAGTAATGTAATTTTAGGAAAAGATACATTCAGAGGCTGTCTAAGAAACTTTTACACAAGGGG AATGGCAAATAGATACATCCCGATTGATCTGAGCAATTTCACTCAGACAGGAGATGTGTCTTTTGGGTTGTGTAACACTCAGCAGCAGCCTCTGTCCATCATTGCAAGAAGTGGTTTAAGACGAAGAGGGCATGATAAGTCCAACGTCAGAAAG aaagaCTGCAGTGAGCCAGTGGGTCACATCCAGGCCTATCATCTTAACATGAACAGTCAACTGCAGTACATGATATCTCCAGAAGACCTTAATTACAG ACCTCATATTTTCCTGGACATGCGGACGAGGTCAGCCGATGGCCTGCTGCTCCACATCACAGATAAGCAAGGTTTTGCTCGTGTCATCCTATTCATTAGCAGCGGCCGAGTCAAACTTTTTGTCGGTAATGGAACACTGATCTACTATCAAAAGAAGATTAATAATGGCGCCTGGCACAAT GTTTAG
- the cts12 gene encoding procathepsin L, translating to MARVPWMDLVSRMLILSLFVGVPLSMEVESDEEAPSDWKLWKRANGVDYEEENDDHARRDIWEKNKNLIEDNNRKYQTGTSGFTMAMNKFGDLTRLEYQHLLGAKVDPNGRKKEKTDKAEKLRYHAKKLRQTTVDYRQMGYVTEVKDQGYCGSCWAFSSTGAIEGQMFKKTGQLVSLSEQNLLDCSWSYGTYGCNGGWMSRAFDYVLNNGLQASETYPYTSVDTQPCFYDSNKVVAQISDYRFIPSGDEQALADALTTVGPISVAVDADHPSFMFYSSGIYDEPMCNPSNLSHAMLLVGYGSEGGRNYWILKNSWGTGWGEGGYMRMIRKGSNTCGIASYALYPIA from the exons ATGGCTCGAGTCCCTTGGATGGATCTGGTTAGCAGGATGCTCATACTTAGCCTCTTCGTGGGAGTACCTCTCTCAATGGAAGTGGAGTCAGATGAGGAAGCACCATCAGATTGGAAGCTGTGGAAGAGAGCTAATGGAGTGGACTATGAAGAAGAG AACGATGATCATGCAAGAAGAGACATTtgggagaaaaacaaaaacctaatTGAGGATAACAATAGAAAATATCAAACGGGCACATCAGGGTTTACTATGGCAATGAACAAATTCGGAGACCTG ACTCGCTTGGAGTATCAACATTTACTGGGAGCCAAGGTAGATCCAAATGGACGCAAAAAGGAAAAGACTGATAAAGCAGAAAAACTACGCTACCATGCTAAGAAACTACGGCAGACTACTGTAGATTACAGACAGATGGGATATGTCACAGAGGTTAAAGACCAG GGCTACTGTGGATCATGTTGGGCTTTCAGCTCTACAGGTGCCATAGAGGGACAAATGTTCAAGAAGACAGGTCAGCTGGTGTCTCTAAGTGAGCAGAATTTGTTGGACTGCTCATGGTCCTATGGCACATACGGCTGTAATGGAGGTTGGATGTCCAGGGCTTTTGATTATGTCCTTAACAATGGGCTTCAAGCCTCTGAAACATACCCTTATACCTCAGTG GACACACAGCCCTGCTTCTATGACAGCAACAAAGTTGTGGCACAAATCAGCGACTACAGGTTCATTCCCTCAGGAGATGAACAGGCTTTGGCTGATGCTTTGACAACTGTTGGTCCAATCTCTGTAGCGGTTGATGCTGACCACCCTAGCTTTATGTTTTATAGCTcag GGATCTATGATGAGCCCATGTGTAATCCAAGCAACCTGAGCCATGCAATGCTTCTGGTTGGCTATGGCTCAGAGGGTGGCAGAAACTACTGGATCCTTAAAAACAG CTGGGGCACCGGTTGGGGAGAAGGAGGATACATGCGCATGATCCGAAAAGGCAGCAACACCTGCGGCATTGCTAGCTACGCTCTCTATCCCATTGCATAA